In Drosophila subpulchrella strain 33 F10 #4 breed RU33 chromosome X, RU_Dsub_v1.1 Primary Assembly, whole genome shotgun sequence, the DNA window GCACGAAATATCCCATGCCAAGCGCGCCGCTTTTCAGGTTTTGGCCGGCGGTTCGGCCGGATTCCTGGAGGTCTGCATCATGCAGCCCCTCGATGTGGTCAAGACCCGCATCCAGATCCAGGCCACTCCCACCGCAAATGTCTCTGCTCTGGGTGAGGTGAGTACTTGTGTTATCAGTTATCAGATACATAGGCTCCATTAACTCTGGAGACAAGTGATTTAATGGAAAAATACCCGGCAGATTATAAGATTATGGAGTGTGGATATGTATGCACGCAAAGATCCCAATATCATAATTGTGATAATAACTAAAGCATACAGTAGCTTTTTCTCTTAATATATGTAAACGTATTTATTTCCAAAACATGTTCTATTAGattaacaaaattttaaacagGTATCCTAAAGACACTGCGTTTCTAAAAGAGCTTTGTAGTTACCCAAGAATCTCTTACAACGAGACTATCTTAAAACAACTCAAGATCTGAAGAGGTTACTTCAATGATATATGTACCTCCCATCAGCTGTGgattgttttggttttgttcttTGGGGCTGGggctttattatttttttttggataagGGCAAAGCAAGGTCACGGACAAGCGCTCTCTGTTTTTCCCAATGCGAACTGTTGCCTCTCTCCTTCTCTCGATGGAGATGTGTTTACATTTCTCTTGCGAAGGGGCAGACAATTCATATTTATCAGCAGTCGAAGCGTAACGCCCCACTCCCCCGGAATAAGCTTATCAGtataatataaatacatatatattatgtGTAGACCCCTGCCAGACGTGTGAAACATTCCCCCATGCCATTCGAAATTGGAATTATGCGCTGATAGCAGTCCGgcactttcaattttccacCGACTCTGGACACGCGTGTGGGCCATTAGTTTTGGGTAAGCTTTATGGAGAAGTCTCAGGTGTAATGAACCTGTTCGTAACTCAGTTCCTGGGAATTTAAACTGGCTCAACCATAGAAACATAGAGGTCCACCTTCATAGCCTATCTAATCTGGGTGTTTTCTACATTTTCTGCTTGCCGAAATCTTTATGCTTACGGGGCCTTTAGATAAGGTTATGGAGCCATATACAATGAAAGATTTTTGGGTAAATTCTTATAAAAagaaggaagaacgctatagtcgagtacctcgactatcagatacccgttactcagctaaagggaccaaaggaaaatggagatatgcaagcagcaaatgcgccacctaccggcggtagacagatttaagcgttgtgggcgttagagtgggcgtggcaaagttttttttaaatcaatcgataggtattgacgagaccaatacatttcagtttaaattttttatctaccatgaaaattgtgggcgccacagacttgggcggtttgtgggcgtggcatattcgcgtaataaacttgcgctgcgctcaagcctacggaatctaaatctgaaatctcgtttctctatctttgatattttccgagatatccgcgttcatatttacgattttttgaagtttgtgggcggtttgtgggcgttaaagtgggcgtggcaaactttttttaggtcagtcggtaggtattgatgagaacaatacatttcagttaaaatttttgttctagcatcaaaactgtaggagccacagttttgggcggtttgtgggcgttagagtgggcgtggcactcttttgaaacaaacttgcgctgcgcaggaatctcaggaatctgcatgcctaatcccagtattgtaactcttatagtttccaagatctcagcgttcatacggacagacggacagtcggacagacggacagacggacagacggacatggctagatcgactcggctagtgatcctgatcaagaatatatatactttatggggtcggaaacgcttccttctgcctgttacatactttccgacgaatctagtatacccttttactctacgagtaacgggtataattaccaAAACCAGAAAggagaaaaacaaatatttattctttCTTCTGCTTAGCGTTTATGGAAAGCCATAATTTGTGTGTAGACCCCAGCATAAAAATGTCTTAATACTGCGACACAGTTTCTTCTGCATCTCTGTTGTCGTCGAGGCGCGATGATTAAACAAATTTACGACTGCAAATGAAAGCATTCGAAGAAAGCGAAAGGGGGAGGCGACCAGGGGGAAATTAGCACAAATAcagcaaataaatatatgtggAACAATGCACGCAGTTGGCCGTTGAAAAAGTTCCAGTTTTGCGCGTCGCCAGAATAAAAAGTGCCTAGAACAAAAGCAGATAGTTTGCAACGCAAGAAAAAATGTGTCACTCTCATTAATTATGATAATGTAGTATTGGTGCTGCAAAGGATCAGTATTCATGCTTTTCGGACCAAACAAAAAATCCTTATAAAAAGTTTGGTACTTCAAAGGCTTAGTATTCGTACTTCCCAAAAGATACATTACAAAAAGGTTTTTGGTTTAAAATGCTTAcactaataaaaaataaaatgtcaaaaaaataaaaaacaaatatttaatacacAATGTATTAAAGAGGATGATACAATTTGAAAATATGTGAGTCAATGTAGAACTCATTGGATTCTCATATTTAATGTTGGCGAATACATGAATTGCAtgatttcatttaaaaatatgtgaATCACtgcataaaatattaaatataatgttaGTCATATATATTCACTTTAggtattttgaatttaataaaaaaaaaagatttccatattaaaatcaaaatccctcaattaactttaattgttaaatttaatattgtCATATTCTAACAGAAACACCAATAGATGAGaatcaaaaagaaaatattccACTTTAATCTAAAGTTGTATGATCTGAACATAATGATTCCCAACCGATTTACAACCCCTTCCCCCTTTCGAAAGCAATTAACTGATGATATATCACCACTTTCCAGCTGCACTACAATGGCGTGTTCGACTGCTTCGCCAAGATGTACCGCCATGAGGGCATCACCTCGTACTGGAAGGGCATCATGCCGCCCATTCTGGCCGAGACCCCCAAGCGGGCCATCAAGTTCTTGGTGTTCGAGCAGACGAAGCCGCTCTTCCAATTCGGATCGCCCACACCCACGCCGCTGACCTTTTCGCTGGCGGGCCTCACGGCGGGCACCCTGGAGGCCATCGCCGTGAATCCCTTcgaggtggtcaaggtggccCAGCAGGCGGATCGGCAAAAGAAGATGCTCAGCACGTTTGCGGTGGCCAAGGGCATCATTAAGCAAGACGGTCTGGGTTTTCGGGGCCTGAACAAGGGCATCACCGCCACGATGGGACGCAATGGTGTCTTCAATATGGTGTACTTTGGATTCTATCACAGTGTGAAGAATGTGGTGCCCGAGTACAAGGAGAATCATCTGGAGTTTCTGCGCAAGGTGACCATCGGTTTTCTGGCCGGCACACTGGCCTGCTTCGTCAACATCCCCTTCGATGTGGCCAAGTCGAGGATTCAGGGCCCACAACCTGTTCTCGGGCAGATCAAGTACCGCGGCACGCTCAGCTCCATGGGCATCGTCTATCGCGAGGAAGGATTCCGGGCGCTGTACAAGGGACTCGTGCCCAAGATCATGCGCCTGGGCCCTGGAGGCGCCATCCTGCTGTTGGTCTTCGAGTACAGCTACGACTACC includes these proteins:
- the LOC119557788 gene encoding mitochondrial 2-oxodicarboxylate carrier, whose protein sequence is MAGQQHEISHAKRAAFQVLAGGSAGFLEVCIMQPLDVVKTRIQIQATPTANVSALGELHYNGVFDCFAKMYRHEGITSYWKGIMPPILAETPKRAIKFLVFEQTKPLFQFGSPTPTPLTFSLAGLTAGTLEAIAVNPFEVVKVAQQADRQKKMLSTFAVAKGIIKQDGLGFRGLNKGITATMGRNGVFNMVYFGFYHSVKNVVPEYKENHLEFLRKVTIGFLAGTLACFVNIPFDVAKSRIQGPQPVLGQIKYRGTLSSMGIVYREEGFRALYKGLVPKIMRLGPGGAILLLVFEYSYDYLLHNYS